Proteins encoded within one genomic window of Candidatus Hepatoplasma crinochetorum Av:
- a CDS encoding glycine--tRNA ligase — MNKKIDDLIIYLKEKGFIYPSSIIYGGLANTWDFGPLGAMIKINLKNYFNHFFIDLQQNNYYFDSSIILSPKVWEASGHLKKFKDYVITCLNDNSIYRVDELIEEYTNYVFEDLKIEEAEKIIKNEIKLKKYQDKTKWSNISNFDLMFKTNYSKIDSKTNEVYFRPETAQGIFINFKNICDSFNLKLPFGIGQVGKSFRNEITPKNFIFRTKEFEQLELEYFTYPNQAEQDFSKYLDLIDQFLINLGFKKEQLIKYNVPKNKLAHYSKKTIDYEYEFPFGKKELLGIANRGDFDLKNHSKFSKKRLQYFDTNKNEWITPYIIETSIGVERLLFAIFDNLYIKEEKRNILKLPFFLSPYKIAICPLTDKLNQKGEELLLKLKKSNFGAITLQTGGSIGKRYRKQDEIGTFFIITIDFETEKDQKVTIRERDTKNQTRIKISEIEDFIKDKLK; from the coding sequence ATGAATAAAAAAATCGATGATTTAATAATTTATTTAAAAGAAAAAGGATTTATTTACCCTAGTTCAATAATTTATGGAGGTCTTGCAAATACGTGAGATTTTGGTCCATTAGGGGCAATGATTAAAATTAATTTAAAAAATTATTTTAATCACTTTTTTATTGACCTACAACAAAATAATTATTATTTTGATTCATCAATTATTTTAAGTCCAAAAGTATGAGAAGCATCAGGACATTTAAAGAAATTTAAAGATTATGTTATCACTTGTTTAAATGATAATAGTATTTATCGTGTAGATGAATTAATTGAAGAATATACAAATTATGTTTTTGAAGATTTAAAAATTGAAGAAGCAGAAAAAATAATCAAAAATGAAATTAAATTAAAAAAATATCAAGATAAAACAAAATGATCAAATATTTCTAATTTTGATTTAATGTTTAAAACTAATTATTCAAAAATAGATTCAAAAACAAATGAAGTTTATTTTAGACCAGAAACAGCACAAGGAATTTTCATAAATTTTAAAAATATTTGTGATTCTTTTAATTTAAAATTACCATTTGGAATTGGACAAGTTGGTAAATCTTTTCGGAATGAAATTACACCAAAAAATTTCATTTTTCGAACAAAAGAATTTGAACAATTGGAATTAGAATATTTTACTTATCCTAATCAAGCAGAACAAGATTTTTCGAAATATTTAGATTTAATTGATCAATTTTTAATTAATCTTGGATTTAAAAAAGAGCAATTAATAAAATATAATGTTCCGAAAAATAAATTAGCTCATTATTCAAAAAAAACAATTGATTATGAATATGAATTTCCTTTTGGAAAAAAAGAATTATTGGGAATTGCAAATCGCGGGGATTTTGATTTAAAAAACCACAGTAAATTTTCAAAAAAACGTTTGCAATATTTTGATACAAATAAAAATGAATGAATTACTCCTTATATTATTGAAACATCAATTGGGGTTGAAAGATTATTATTTGCTATTTTTGATAATTTATACATTAAAGAAGAAAAGAGAAATATTTTAAAATTACCTTTCTTTCTTTCTCCTTATAAAATTGCAATTTGTCCGCTTACAGACAAGCTTAATCAAAAAGGTGAAGAATTATTATTAAAATTGAAAAAAAGTAATTTTGGAGCAATTACTTTACAAACTGGTGGTTCAATTGGTAAACGTTATCGTAAGCAAGATGAAATTGGAACATTTTTTATAATTACAATTGATTTTGAAACAGAAAAAGATCAGAAAGTTACAATAAGAGAACGAGATACAAAAAATCAAACAAGAATTAAAATATCCGAGATTGAAGATTTTATAAAAGATAAATTAAAATAA
- the rpsM gene encoding 30S ribosomal protein S13, with translation MARILNIEIPDNKAVRVSLTYIFGIGMSTGKKICLDANIDPEKKVKDLSEEELRKIRKEAAKYITEGDLRRETQLNIKRLMEIKTYRGMRHRQGLPVRGQSSKQNARTRKGPRKTVANKKKVKK, from the coding sequence ATGGCTCGTATTTTAAATATAGAAATTCCTGATAATAAAGCAGTTAGAGTTTCACTTACATATATTTTTGGAATCGGAATGTCAACTGGAAAAAAAATTTGTCTTGATGCAAATATTGATCCAGAAAAGAAAGTAAAAGATTTATCAGAGGAAGAATTAAGAAAAATTCGTAAAGAAGCAGCAAAATATATTACAGAAGGTGATTTACGAAGAGAAACACAATTAAATATTAAGCGTTTAATGGAAATTAAAACTTACCGTGGAATGCGTCATCGTCAAGGTTTACCAGTAAGAGGTCAATCTTCAAAACAAAACGCCCGTACACGTAAAGGTCCAAGAAAAACTGTTGCTAATAAAAAGAAAGTTAAAAAATAG
- a CDS encoding adenylate kinase family protein — protein MINIFLGAPGTGKGTVSYLLKKNCNYKHLSTGNIFRNITKRNTQIAKKVRDILKKGELVDDQLTFKVLLEDLEKYNLKKDNIILDGYPRNINQAEILLEYFNRHYKDLKISVINFKLPESVIIERLTNRLICPKCGKSYHKIFFELKPQKEWYCDDDGTKLIQREDDKIKSIKKRLEIYNKETKPLIKYFTNRDILINVDVNDSSEEVYKKVFEKCQN, from the coding sequence ATGATTAATATATTTTTAGGTGCACCAGGAACAGGAAAAGGAACAGTTTCATATCTTTTGAAAAAAAATTGTAATTATAAGCATCTATCTACAGGAAATATTTTTAGAAATATTACAAAGCGAAATACACAAATAGCAAAAAAAGTTCGCGATATATTAAAAAAAGGTGAACTTGTCGATGATCAACTTACATTTAAAGTTTTATTAGAAGATCTTGAAAAGTATAATCTTAAAAAAGATAATATTATTTTAGATGGATATCCAAGAAATATAAATCAAGCAGAAATTCTTTTAGAATATTTTAATAGACATTATAAAGATTTAAAAATCTCAGTAATTAATTTTAAATTACCTGAAAGTGTTATAATTGAACGATTAACAAATAGACTTATATGTCCTAAATGTGGTAAAAGTTATCATAAAATCTTTTTTGAATTAAAACCTCAAAAAGAATGATATTGTGATGATGATGGGACAAAATTAATTCAACGTGAGGATGATAAAATTAAAAGTATCAAGAAAAGATTAGAAATTTATAATAAAGAAACAAAACCTTTAATCAAATATTTTACTAATCGTGATATTTTAATTAATGTAGATGTAAATGATAGTTCAGAGGAAGTATATAAGAAAGTTTTTGAAAAATGTCAAAATTAA
- the dnaG gene encoding DNA primase — protein MTAKKDLNELIEKITNDLNIEDVISHYISLEKKGNSFVAICPFHQDSNPSLSISSTKKIFKCFVCNVGGNAITFVQKYKKVNYLEAIKIISEDFNLNWNDYFVKKERQEDPKIKEIKNINLEALNFYKYNLQIEIEKNKKLKDYLNERKFTEKLIEVFNIGWAGSNDGLKKYLLKKNFKEQEILRASLIKNNNGNLRDLFFNRLIFPIFNQFNDVLGFSGRVIDQKSPIKYLNSSQNLLFNKSKIIYNLNNATEEILLKDNVIIVEGFMDVISFYKIGIKNVVASMGTAFNINHIDKLKSFTKNFILSFDNDQAGIQTTIKTYNILKNHNINLSVINFSDGKDIDEIINNNLNINKKYFEDNKISFLDFYYQKVIVKEKLETLTEEKLKEILLIVLSYNDLVKKEIILLKIKEKFGKDFINSFIQNLNFKPLVKKEIIINNKINLKITNINKNKNFSSLNNTLNKYLGKYYQEEFKFLLYSLLSSSFFNNLIFENFIFINKYYKEIFDLFKNNKALLKSNDDKINYLKTLLQKFSSQREENIIKSLLENFQENIKNENLLKTIKNINVEDFISNLHEKWRIINKEKHKKKFIENINANDDEEYNYMINKLKIS, from the coding sequence ATGACAGCAAAAAAAGATTTAAATGAACTTATAGAAAAAATAACTAATGATTTAAATATCGAAGATGTGATTTCGCATTATATTTCGCTTGAAAAAAAAGGTAATAGTTTTGTTGCAATTTGTCCTTTTCATCAAGATAGTAATCCCTCATTATCTATATCTAGTACAAAAAAAATTTTTAAATGTTTTGTTTGTAATGTTGGAGGAAATGCAATTACCTTTGTTCAAAAATATAAAAAAGTTAATTATTTAGAGGCAATTAAAATTATTAGTGAAGATTTTAATTTAAATTGGAATGATTATTTTGTTAAAAAAGAAAGACAAGAAGATCCAAAAATTAAGGAAATTAAGAATATTAATTTAGAAGCTTTAAATTTTTATAAATATAACTTACAGATTGAGATTGAAAAAAATAAAAAACTGAAAGATTATTTAAATGAAAGAAAATTTACAGAAAAATTAATTGAAGTTTTTAATATTGGTTGAGCAGGAAGCAACGATGGCTTAAAAAAATATTTATTAAAAAAAAATTTCAAAGAACAAGAAATTCTTCGAGCCAGTTTGATAAAAAATAATAATGGAAATTTAAGAGATCTTTTTTTTAATCGTTTAATTTTTCCAATTTTTAATCAATTTAATGATGTTTTAGGATTCTCTGGAAGAGTTATTGATCAAAAAAGTCCAATTAAATATTTAAATTCTAGTCAAAATTTACTTTTTAATAAAAGTAAAATTATTTATAACTTAAACAATGCAACAGAAGAAATTTTATTAAAAGATAATGTCATAATTGTAGAAGGTTTTATGGATGTAATTTCTTTTTATAAAATTGGAATAAAAAATGTTGTTGCTTCAATGGGTACGGCTTTTAATATAAATCATATTGATAAATTAAAATCATTTACAAAAAACTTTATTCTTTCTTTTGATAATGATCAAGCAGGAATTCAAACAACAATTAAAACATATAATATTCTTAAAAACCATAATATAAATTTATCAGTAATAAATTTTTCTGATGGAAAAGATATTGATGAAATAATTAATAATAATTTAAATATCAATAAAAAATATTTTGAAGATAATAAAATTTCTTTTCTTGATTTTTATTATCAAAAAGTGATTGTAAAAGAGAAATTAGAAACGCTTACAGAAGAAAAATTAAAAGAAATATTATTAATAGTTTTATCTTATAATGATCTTGTTAAAAAAGAAATTATTTTGCTAAAAATTAAAGAAAAATTCGGTAAAGATTTTATTAATTCATTTATACAAAATTTAAATTTTAAACCCCTTGTTAAAAAAGAAATTATTATTAATAATAAAATAAATTTAAAAATAACAAATATTAATAAAAATAAAAATTTTTCATCTTTAAATAACACACTTAATAAATATTTGGGAAAATACTATCAAGAAGAATTTAAATTTTTGCTTTATTCTTTACTATCCTCTTCTTTTTTTAATAATTTAATTTTTGAAAATTTCATATTTATAAATAAATATTACAAAGAAATTTTTGATTTATTTAAAAATAATAAAGCTTTATTAAAATCTAATGATGATAAAATTAATTATTTAAAAACGCTTTTACAAAAATTTTCATCACAAAGAGAAGAAAATATTATTAAAAGCTTATTAGAAAATTTCCAAGAGAATATAAAAAATGAGAATTTATTAAAAACAATAAAGAATATTAATGTAGAGGATTTTATTTCGAACTTACATGAAAAATGGAGAATAATAAATAAAGAGAAGCATAAAAAAAAATTCATAGAAAATATCAATGCAAATGATGATGAAGAATACAATTATATGATCAATAAACTTAAGATATCTTAA
- the rpmJ gene encoding 50S ribosomal protein L36, producing MKVRSSVKPICNQCQVIKRKGKLQVICKNPKHRQRQG from the coding sequence ATGAAAGTTAGAAGTTCTGTCAAACCTATTTGTAACCAATGCCAAGTTATTAAAAGAAAAGGAAAGTTACAAGTTATTTGTAAAAATCCAAAGCATCGCCAACGCCAAGGATAA
- the map gene encoding type I methionyl aminopeptidase: MSKLKTVEEIKDLEIAGKIIKDVFLQIEKKIKPGITSIELDKLAYDIIIKANAIPLFLNHEGFPNTICASPNNIVVHGIPNDNKLKEGDIITIDVGAKYNKMCVDAARTFAVGKISPEDQKLIDLTDESLNLAIKAIKPGKKIGDISNIIETFFKKFKEYSISSEYVGHFIGENLWEEPVFPNKGKKGTGLELKAGMTFCVEPIIIRGKDQLFVDPFDKWTVYTKHKGKACHIEHTILVTKKGAKIIV; encoded by the coding sequence ATGTCAAAATTAAAGACAGTAGAAGAAATAAAAGATCTCGAGATTGCAGGAAAGATTATTAAAGATGTCTTTTTGCAAATTGAAAAGAAAATAAAACCAGGAATTACATCAATTGAACTTGATAAATTAGCTTATGATATTATTATAAAAGCTAATGCTATTCCTTTATTTTTGAATCACGAAGGATTTCCTAATACAATTTGTGCTTCTCCAAATAATATTGTTGTACATGGAATTCCTAATGATAATAAATTAAAAGAAGGAGATATTATTACAATTGATGTTGGAGCAAAATATAATAAAATGTGTGTTGATGCAGCTAGAACTTTTGCTGTTGGCAAAATTTCTCCAGAAGATCAAAAATTAATTGATCTTACAGATGAATCACTAAATCTTGCAATAAAAGCAATTAAACCTGGAAAAAAAATTGGTGATATTTCAAATATAATAGAGACATTTTTTAAAAAGTTTAAAGAGTATAGTATTTCATCAGAATATGTTGGTCATTTTATCGGTGAAAATTTATGAGAAGAACCTGTTTTTCCTAATAAAGGTAAAAAAGGAACAGGTTTAGAATTAAAAGCAGGAATGACATTTTGTGTTGAACCTATAATTATTAGAGGGAAAGATCAATTATTTGTAGATCCTTTTGATAAATGAACCGTTTATACAAAACATAAAGGGAAAGCTTGTCATATTGAGCATACAATTTTAGTAACAAAAAAAGGAGCAAAAATAATTGTCTAA
- a CDS encoding sigma-70 family RNA polymerase sigma factor, with the protein MTDNKVKKGKITKKVANTMTKEELHEHLNFNNIKYGSNDSKDDLIEYSTKIAYYRNKKSSIDETSETNENDIINQSEKLNTLLYNEYKTIFNSLEKLKKRLKKDYLTQSEVYNFLEKNKIKLDETDTDDFFELLIERGVINRDLEDEKTLELDNIFDDIIDESTEERINYSDNDLNNNLSEPNDHIKWYMRWVGKYGDLLTSEQEIELVIQMEKGLKKNATKDEQIDGDEARKKIINHNLRLVINIAKKYKGRGLPFADLISEGNNGLIRAINKFEYKKGYKISTYATWWIRQAITRAIADQARSVRIPVHMVETINKLSKITRELTQEYGRKPTDEEISKAMNNEISPDKINQIRLLNIDPSSLDKSIGSDGESFLYDFIEDKRVIAPDDYAKSKEIIHKINEILPKYLNKREIEVIRLRNGLIEGSEEINQRKTLEEIGEMFGVTRERIRQIESKAMKKLKDKAKKDLEHFKEY; encoded by the coding sequence ATGACTGATAACAAAGTTAAAAAAGGTAAGATTACCAAAAAAGTCGCAAATACGATGACTAAAGAGGAATTACACGAACATTTAAATTTTAATAATATAAAATATGGTTCTAATGATTCAAAAGATGATTTAATTGAATATTCAACAAAAATTGCATATTATCGAAACAAAAAAAGTTCTATCGATGAAACAAGTGAAACAAATGAAAATGATATTATAAATCAAAGCGAGAAATTAAATACATTACTTTATAATGAATATAAAACAATTTTTAATTCATTAGAAAAATTAAAAAAAAGACTAAAAAAAGATTATCTTACACAAAGTGAGGTTTATAATTTTTTAGAAAAAAATAAAATTAAATTAGATGAAACAGATACAGATGATTTTTTCGAATTATTAATTGAACGTGGTGTTATTAATCGAGATTTAGAAGATGAAAAAACATTGGAATTAGATAATATTTTTGATGATATTATTGATGAATCTACGGAAGAGCGCATTAATTATTCTGATAATGATTTAAATAATAATCTAAGCGAACCAAATGATCATATTAAATGATATATGCGTTGAGTGGGAAAATATGGAGATCTTTTAACTTCTGAGCAAGAAATCGAACTTGTAATACAAATGGAAAAAGGTCTTAAAAAAAATGCAACAAAAGACGAACAAATTGATGGTGATGAAGCTAGAAAAAAAATTATAAATCATAATTTACGACTAGTAATTAATATAGCAAAAAAATATAAAGGAAGAGGACTTCCTTTTGCTGATTTAATATCAGAAGGAAATAATGGATTAATAAGAGCAATTAATAAGTTTGAGTATAAAAAGGGTTATAAAATATCAACTTATGCGACTTGATGAATTAGACAAGCAATTACAAGGGCAATTGCAGATCAAGCTCGCTCTGTAAGAATTCCTGTTCATATGGTTGAAACTATTAATAAATTATCAAAAATTACACGAGAATTAACACAAGAATATGGAAGAAAACCAACAGATGAGGAGATTTCAAAAGCAATGAATAATGAAATTTCTCCTGATAAAATTAATCAAATAAGACTTTTAAATATTGATCCATCTTCATTAGATAAATCAATTGGATCTGATGGTGAATCTTTTTTATATGATTTTATTGAAGATAAAAGAGTTATCGCTCCTGATGATTATGCAAAAAGTAAAGAAATAATTCATAAAATTAATGAAATTTTACCGAAATATCTTAATAAAAGAGAAATTGAAGTAATAAGACTAAGAAATGGTTTGATTGAAGGATCAGAAGAAATAAATCAAAGAAAAACATTGGAAGAAATTGGCGAAATGTTTGGTGTAACGCGAGAAAGAATCAGACAAATAGAATCAAAAGCAATGAAGAAACTAAAAGATAAAGCAAAAAAAGATCTTGAGCACTTTAAGGAATATTAA
- a CDS encoding Nif3-like dinuclear metal center hexameric protein, which yields MKLQQVIKIIEAKYDKKRAFKDDFIGLQVKGKDQINNILICLDFTDDFINELKEYKIDLIIAHHPLFFGNKKELLAKDPILQKKYQLLKDLGINFYVLHTNIDFDIDSIPYNQAKKLDCRKIKLIDDKKAISCILNKEFLFKDFIKFVRLNLQLKYDPFKTNLFIKDQKIKKLIIGSGASGDLLEKIKEKDALYIIGELKHHHWIFASDNNLNILEIGHQSERIFVDIVENFLFSASDNNLRLYKIYEYKYKNC from the coding sequence ATGAAATTACAACAAGTAATAAAAATAATCGAAGCAAAATATGATAAAAAAAGAGCTTTTAAAGATGATTTTATCGGATTACAAGTAAAAGGAAAAGATCAAATTAATAACATATTGATATGTTTAGATTTTACTGATGATTTTATAAATGAATTAAAGGAATATAAAATAGATTTAATAATAGCTCATCATCCGCTATTTTTTGGAAATAAAAAAGAACTTTTAGCAAAAGATCCAATTCTTCAAAAAAAATATCAATTATTAAAAGATTTAGGAATAAATTTTTATGTTTTACATACAAATATTGATTTTGATATTGATTCAATTCCTTATAATCAAGCAAAAAAATTAGATTGTAGAAAAATTAAATTAATTGATGATAAAAAAGCAATTAGTTGTATTTTAAATAAAGAATTTTTATTTAAAGATTTTATAAAATTTGTTCGTTTAAATTTGCAGTTAAAATATGATCCTTTTAAAACAAATCTTTTCATAAAAGATCAGAAAATTAAAAAATTAATTATTGGATCAGGAGCTTCGGGAGATTTATTAGAAAAAATAAAAGAAAAAGATGCTTTATATATAATTGGGGAATTAAAGCATCATCATTGAATCTTTGCTTCTGATAATAATTTAAATATATTAGAAATTGGGCATCAGAGCGAGAGAATATTTGTTGATATTGTTGAAAATTTTCTTTTTTCTGCTTCTGATAATAATTTAAGACTTTATAAAATTTACGAATATAAATATAAGAATTGTTAA
- the infA gene encoding translation initiation factor IF-1 encodes MEEFVVKGYIDAVLPKGEFRVKLEENNHLVHCRPSGKIRTNYIKMVNGDRVMVRITPYDLSKGVIVYRGWTK; translated from the coding sequence ATGGAAGAATTCGTTGTTAAAGGTTATATTGATGCGGTTTTACCAAAAGGAGAATTTCGTGTGAAACTCGAAGAAAATAATCATCTAGTTCACTGTCGTCCTTCTGGTAAGATTCGTACAAATTATATTAAAATGGTAAATGGTGATAGAGTAATGGTAAGAATTACACCTTATGATTTATCAAAAGGTGTAATTGTTTATCGTGGTTGAACAAAATAG
- a CDS encoding class I SAM-dependent methyltransferase, with protein MFKGRIIEIADYISKNSQVLDIGTDHGYIPLYLLKNKITDKITATDINTKPLLQAKKTLIDYKDLETLKFIKSNGFENIIDIASYQYIIIAGLGGKTIEIILKNYNDNAILILNPTNNEAILRKFLYDNKFKIEDEKLIYENNIYSIIIKAKKQYKVLKYNQRDLVLGPILIKKNNKVISQFFYQKGIYFQNIFLKSKKEEHKELAKIYLSNKLK; from the coding sequence ATGTTTAAGGGGAGAATTATTGAAATTGCTGACTATATCAGCAAAAATAGTCAAGTTTTAGATATCGGTACTGATCATGGTTATATTCCTTTATATCTTTTAAAAAATAAAATAACTGATAAAATTACAGCAACAGATATTAATACAAAACCACTTTTACAAGCAAAAAAAACATTAATTGATTATAAAGATTTAGAAACATTAAAATTTATCAAAAGCAATGGATTTGAAAATATTATTGATATTGCTTCTTATCAATATATAATCATTGCTGGTTTAGGTGGAAAAACAATTGAAATTATTTTAAAAAATTATAATGATAATGCAATATTAATTCTTAATCCAACAAATAATGAAGCAATACTACGGAAATTTTTGTACGATAACAAATTTAAGATTGAAGATGAAAAATTAATATATGAAAATAATATATATTCAATAATAATCAAAGCAAAAAAACAGTATAAAGTTTTAAAATATAATCAAAGAGATTTAGTATTAGGACCAATATTAATCAAGAAAAATAATAAAGTAATTAGTCAATTTTTCTATCAAAAGGGTATTTATTTTCAAAATATTTTTCTTAAAAGTAAAAAAGAAGAACATAAAGAATTAGCAAAAATATATTTAAGCAATAAATTAAAATAA
- the secY gene encoding preprotein translocase subunit SecY has protein sequence MIREIFTNWKILKRILITLIFILLFRLGTLITIPGVTVTNNDFAGDTNSQFLSLLNIIGGGGLLTFSIFALGVTPYITASIIIQLLSADVIPYLTRLNKQGEKGRIKIEKITRIVTIFIAIIQGFAIVFAMNSAGYIEQGTLFESEWAMILFAVLIMVTGSMISIWIADEITMRGVGNGTSLLIATGIVARIPYKFENIWGLFINDDSFVFTGFILFLFYLAVAILFVFLLSFFEISERRIPIQQTGKGLNLEEDKQTYLPLKINPAGVVPVIFASAIITLPPTIAQFFPDSAFKEWVIINFSLTSALGLTLYGLLIIAFTYFYAQININPEETAKNFQKSSTFIVGIKPGKETEKYLVRTVNSVSTYGAFLLAFIATLPFILTFFGISQSAALGGTGLIILVSVGIDTTDQIKSRILAEQTKTHAKVTANLDKSYKINKDVDNKKRNKKEQEDDWLL, from the coding sequence GTGATAAGAGAAATTTTTACAAACTGAAAGATTTTAAAAAGAATATTAATTACCTTAATATTCATTTTGCTTTTTAGATTAGGAACTCTTATTACAATTCCTGGTGTTACAGTTACTAATAATGATTTTGCAGGTGATACAAATTCACAATTTTTATCATTATTAAATATTATAGGTGGAGGTGGATTACTTACTTTTTCAATTTTTGCTTTGGGAGTAACTCCTTATATTACAGCTTCAATTATCATTCAATTATTATCAGCTGATGTAATTCCTTATCTTACAAGACTTAATAAACAAGGTGAAAAGGGTCGAATAAAAATAGAGAAAATTACGAGGATAGTTACAATTTTTATTGCAATTATTCAAGGTTTTGCAATTGTTTTTGCGATGAATTCGGCCGGTTATATTGAGCAAGGAACATTATTTGAATCGGAATGAGCAATGATTTTATTTGCAGTTCTTATTATGGTAACTGGATCGATGATTTCAATTTGGATTGCAGATGAAATAACAATGAGAGGTGTAGGAAATGGAACATCGCTTTTGATTGCAACAGGAATAGTTGCAAGAATTCCTTATAAATTTGAAAATATTTGAGGTTTATTTATTAATGATGATTCATTTGTATTTACAGGATTTATTCTTTTCTTATTTTATCTTGCTGTTGCTATTCTTTTTGTTTTCTTACTTTCCTTTTTTGAAATTTCAGAAAGAAGAATTCCAATTCAACAAACAGGAAAAGGACTTAATTTAGAAGAAGATAAACAAACATATCTTCCTTTAAAAATAAATCCAGCAGGAGTAGTTCCTGTAATTTTTGCATCAGCAATTATTACTCTTCCTCCTACAATTGCACAATTTTTTCCTGATTCGGCTTTTAAAGAATGAGTGATCATTAATTTTTCTTTAACCTCTGCATTAGGATTAACTTTATATGGATTGTTAATTATTGCTTTTACTTATTTTTATGCACAAATTAATATAAATCCAGAAGAAACGGCCAAAAACTTTCAGAAATCATCAACATTTATTGTGGGGATAAAACCAGGAAAAGAAACAGAAAAATATCTTGTACGAACGGTTAATTCAGTTTCCACGTATGGAGCTTTTTTACTTGCTTTTATTGCTACGCTTCCGTTTATTCTTACTTTCTTTGGAATTTCACAATCCGCTGCTCTGGGAGGAACGGGACTTATTATTCTTGTATCGGTCGGAATTGATACAACAGATCAAATAAAATCAAGAATTCTTGCAGAACAAACAAAAACACATGCAAAAGTTACAGCAAATTTAGATAAATCTTATAAAATTAATAAGGATGTTGATAATAAAAAACGAAATAAAAAAGAACAAGAAGATGATTGATTATTATAA